A single Anopheles arabiensis isolate DONGOLA chromosome 2, AaraD3, whole genome shotgun sequence DNA region contains:
- the LOC120900570 gene encoding transmembrane protein 11 homolog, mitochondrial isoform X1 translates to MSELSVEPKRLSPIDELISPTVRVIREVYEGENAHEMFQSDLNKALFDKVRFIVIEPTRLGEETERWIAVGNCLHKTALISGTASIAISLIWREKLTIYSASFCAVSMFCTSLYAICWTCDPCVEYQVERKQRNLMKIPVPEGASSPVVLVHKGNRLATYSHRIVTTLAASVCVWTIYRALK, encoded by the exons ATGTCCGAGCTTTCGGTCGAACCGAAACGGTTAAGTCCCATCGA CGAGCTGATATCGCCCACCGTTCGCGTGATCCGGGAGGTGTACGAAGGTGAAAATGCGCACGAAATGTTCCAGTCCGACCTCAACAAAGCACTGTTCGATAAGGTGCGCTTCATCGTCATCGAACCGACGCGGCTCGGCGAGGAAACGGAACGATGGATTGCGGTCGGCAACTGTCTGCACAAAACCGCCCTGATTAGCGGGACCGCATCGATAGCAATCA GTCTCATCTGGCGGGAAAAGCTCACAATCTACAGTGCTTCCTTTTGTGCCGTATCGATGTTCTGCACAAGCCTGTACGCCATCTGCTGGACCTGCGATCCGTGCGTCGAGTATCAG GTGGAGCGTAAGCAGCGAAACCTCATGAAAATCCCCGTCCCGGAAGGAGCATCCTCGCCGGTAGTGCTGGTGCACAAGGGCAATCGGCTCGCCACGTACAGCCACCGAATAGTGACCACGCTGGCGGCGTCCGTCTGCGTCTGGACCATTTATAGAGCATTGAAATAG
- the LOC120900570 gene encoding transmembrane protein 11 homolog, mitochondrial isoform X2 — translation MSSETESSSGSESELISPTVRVIREVYEGENAHEMFQSDLNKALFDKVRFIVIEPTRLGEETERWIAVGNCLHKTALISGTASIAISLIWREKLTIYSASFCAVSMFCTSLYAICWTCDPCVEYQVERKQRNLMKIPVPEGASSPVVLVHKGNRLATYSHRIVTTLAASVCVWTIYRALK, via the exons CGAGCTGATATCGCCCACCGTTCGCGTGATCCGGGAGGTGTACGAAGGTGAAAATGCGCACGAAATGTTCCAGTCCGACCTCAACAAAGCACTGTTCGATAAGGTGCGCTTCATCGTCATCGAACCGACGCGGCTCGGCGAGGAAACGGAACGATGGATTGCGGTCGGCAACTGTCTGCACAAAACCGCCCTGATTAGCGGGACCGCATCGATAGCAATCA GTCTCATCTGGCGGGAAAAGCTCACAATCTACAGTGCTTCCTTTTGTGCCGTATCGATGTTCTGCACAAGCCTGTACGCCATCTGCTGGACCTGCGATCCGTGCGTCGAGTATCAG GTGGAGCGTAAGCAGCGAAACCTCATGAAAATCCCCGTCCCGGAAGGAGCATCCTCGCCGGTAGTGCTGGTGCACAAGGGCAATCGGCTCGCCACGTACAGCCACCGAATAGTGACCACGCTGGCGGCGTCCGTCTGCGTCTGGACCATTTATAGAGCATTGAAATAG